The nucleotide sequence TCCAGATTAGTCGGCTCCATCATGATTAGGTCAAACCTCTCATTCCGGTCATGTAACATTCTTTGAACACCAGGATCACTCAAAATATCATGGGAGGCATCGAAAAGCACTTTTGCTGTAAGACTACTCTCCGTCCATTTGTTAATCATAAAGTCAAGAACTTGATCAGACTCTAACATTTCTgtaataaaagaaaattataCAGATTTGTATTCATTTCTATAGAAAGTTGCTCACCCTTTATGCGTATATTCAGCTTGGGAACTCGTATGTGGCGAACTCCATTCAGATCGTTTGGCATGCCCTCAGGTGTGATAAGAGTCACATTGTGGCCTCTTTTTACTAAAGTACGAACAAATGGTTGCATTACCAAATAGGGCGAAATAATGTGGTAAGGAAATATTCCCAGGATATTGGCTGCCTGTACTAAGTCCTGGTGAAGATCCTGTTGAAAGAACAGGCAAAGCCCGAGTGCCAGCCAATAATACCCGAGGCGCATTTTCACTATATCAGTCCGCTCATGTCGGAGTTCTGTCCTCAAATGAGCACAATCTAATCTACCTTTTACGAAACCATAAAGGTTCCATATCATTGACAAGCAGTAACAACAAAATAGGTCGTTAAATATTGCTTGTTAAACTTTTGATTGGAATGTGAAAGTTTTTTTGGTTTTACACTCTTCTGCAAAAAAAGGTAATACAAGGactttttacaacaaaatgtCCATTTaataagaatttaaaaaaatttttcaactCTAATATAAAGATGTAAATAGGCATTTGTTTGTCACAACTGGTGCCTTACTATTCCAAACAATTGAATAGATAAGATATGAACTGTTTATGAGATAAAGAAAACCACGATCGCAGACAGATATCAGTCAACGATCGAAAATACTACGAGgtctaaaaataatttacctGATTTTGTGATTACAAATTTATGGAGTCTAAGAGGCGGTTTCACATTCAAGCATCATCATTCGTATCTGCATTTGCATGAAAGCTCTTCTTCTCTCAAGAAGGCGTCTCTGTCTATTCCGGTGTTTCTGATACAATCTGCAGCACAGAAAGGTAATCGATCCTAAGACGCATGCAAAGCGAATTCCAAAGGTGAGCAACGTATCCAGTCTATAATATCGCATCAGAGGAATCTCCTCCATATTGAGTCGCATGTGGTTGGTATCCCGATTTCGTAGGGCATATTCAGTCCACCAAATAGCAGTATCTAGAGGACTCATAGGTCGATCCCTGAAGGATATTGACATTTCCTTTGCTCTTTCGGAATAGCTAGGATTTTCGAGTAGTTCCCTGATAGTTTCGGTGAGAGTATCTGCGTTCAAATCATTGGTGTCCAGGACCTCGGCCATTCCAGCCAACTGCACCCGATGCAAATTGTTGAACTGATCGAAGAAGAGTGGAAATCCCAGCATCGGAACTCCACTATCTATCGCCTCTATCACGCTCTGTAATCCGCCATGATTTATAAAAAGCCGCACATTGGGATGGGCGAGTAACTGCCGCTGGGGAGCTCTATCGATCACATATATGTTTTCTGATTTGTTGGGCATCATGGAGAACTCATTCTTCCAAACCACACGCTGTTTTAGCCTAGCAAAGGTCTGCAGGAGAGTTTGCTGCATATTGATTGGCAGATATTTAACCATTACGTCCAGGCCCATGGAGAAATATATGACACCGTGCTTCGCTTCGTCCACAAATTTTTGCAGTTCTTTATCACAGGGGTCCGGGGGCTCACTTAGATGAAGGCCTCCAACCTCTATGATGTTAGGTACATTCGCACGCACCCTTCCCATACTAAAGTGGCTGTTGACCAGGATTATAGAGAATCGTTCCCTTAGCTCATTAAGCTTTTGTGCCGGATAGCCGAAGAACTTCTTGAAGACTCTCAGCTGGGAGGGTCTAAATACAAGGCGCTCCAGAAGCTTCTCCTCCGTTATATAAATCCAATTGTGCCATCGGCTAAGGAGTGAGTAATCAAGAGCGAATCCTATCGGGGAAACGGGTTCATAAACACTTGGAGCGGGATTTCCCGCCAAATAGTCAATGTTCCAGTTAATGTTCAAGCAAGAAACCCCGACCAGTGAAGCATTGTAAAACTCGGCCAACCCGTAAAGTGCATCCAGGTGACTGGCCTCCAAAATGATCATGTCGAACCGTTCGCTTTTGTCGCGCAACATTCTTTGGACTCCATCATTGCCGAGGATGGCATGTGAAACGTTGTAAAGGATCTTAGCAGTCAGACGACCCTCCCTCCATTTACTGCCCAACAAGTCCAGAAATTTGTCTGTTTCCATTAGATCTGTTgggattttgaaattaagtTTATTCACCATA is from Drosophila suzukii chromosome 3, CBGP_Dsuzu_IsoJpt1.0, whole genome shotgun sequence and encodes:
- the LOC108011103 gene encoding UDP-glycosyltransferase UGT5 → MRLGCAWLALGLLLHLNLHLDVGLAANILGVFPYRLPSPFQMVRPLVKALVKRGHSVTMITPLGYLPDIEGVRHIRVPELNKLMDDLMETDKFLDLLGSKWREGRLTAKILYNVSHAILGNDGVQRMLRDKSERFDMIILEASHLDALYGLAEFYNASLVGVSCLNINWNIDYLAGNPAPSVYEPVSPIGFALDYSLLSRWHNWIYITEEKLLERLVFRPSQLRVFKKFFGYPAQKLNELRERFSIILVNSHFSMGRVRANVPNIIEVGGLHLSEPPDPCDKELQKFVDEAKHGVIYFSMGLDVMVKYLPINMQQTLLQTFARLKQRVVWKNEFSMMPNKSENIYVIDRAPQRQLLAHPNVRLFINHGGLQSVIEAIDSGVPMLGFPLFFDQFNNLHRVQLAGMAEVLDTNDLNADTLTETIRELLENPSYSERAKEMSISFRDRPMSPLDTAIWWTEYALRNRDTNHMRLNMEEIPLMRYYRLDTLLTFGIRFACVLGSITFLCCRLYQKHRNRQRRLLERRRAFMQMQIRMMMLECETAS